In the Aedes albopictus strain Foshan unplaced genomic scaffold, AalbF5 HiC_scaffold_485, whole genome shotgun sequence genome, GAGTTAAACGAGAACATCGAGGAACTGGACCGACAGCACGAACTGGTAGTGGAAAACCTGCTGACCGCCAAGAAGGGACTGCTGGAAAAATGCAACCGACTAGAGGAGGATCTGCGGGTGATGCATGGCGAAGCCGCTGTGACGAGGGAGCTGGACGAGCTCAAAGTCAGATACGGCAAGCTGGAACAGAGTTATGTAGGGTCCTGTCAGGAAAACGTGAGGTTAAAGGCCGAGTTGGAGAAGGTTGTCGTTGAAAACGTAGAAATAGTAGCAGGTTTAGAAAGGAAACTCGATGATTTGCAGAAGATGTTTGATCAATCAGAGGACAGGCTTCGAACGAAGACAGCAGAAGCCAACAAGACGGTCACGGAAACGATAGAACTGGAACAGTTCCTGGCCGCGCTCAAAGATGACAACGAGTACATCAAAACGGAACTTGAGGAAACGCTGACTCGATGTGGGCAGCTCGAATCGGAGAACCTTGCCATGAAATCCGAGCTGAACGAACTCAAACAGAAAGCCGATGAAGAAGTATTCGTTGCAGTGCCACCGAAGGAAGACCAAGCCGAGATCGACGAGTTGCGTCGAACACTGGATCAGCTACGATCAGAATCGGAACGATGGAAAACCGATTGCGATCGGCTACAGGAGGACAACCTGGCACTGCAAAAAGCCGAGAAAGACCTTCAAGCAAAGCTAGACGAGcaggagaaactgctggaacgaTCGGAGCAACAGGCCCTTCAGGAAGCGCAGCTTCAACAGTTGCGCCAAGAGGTTAACGAACTTCAGAACGAACTCAAGAGCGTCATCATCGACAACTCGGTTCAGCTGGACGCCAAAGAAAAGGAATGGCAAGACAAGCTGAACTTCCTGAAGGCGGAGAACACTCGCATCCAGCACGGCAAGGACACACTGGAGGCGGATCTGCTGGAGTACGAGAAGGAATGCTCCAGCCTGATGAAGAACAACGACGTGCTGATAGCGGAGATCGACAACCTGAAGTGCAAGAAGCTGGAAACGATCAACGAGAACGCCGAGGATAGCATTGTGATCCTGGAGAAGCAGCTGGAGGATTGCAGCCGGCTGAACAAAAGCCTGGACGACGAGTACCGGGAGATGAACAAGAAGCTGGAGGAGGTTCTCGAGGAACGGGAAGAACTTGAAATGAAGGTGGAGAGCTTGCAGAAAACGTTGGATGAAAAAAGCAAGTCGATCAAGGACCTTCAGCTGGCGGTGGAAACGCTGGAAAGCGAGAAGAGCAGTCTACTGTTTGAGATTAATGAGACGAAATCGAGGGAAGCCACACCGGAAGAGTCCGGTGAACTCGAAAAGTACAAATCGCAGACGGAGAGTCTGCAAACGCAGCTGACCACCATCAACGAGGACCACGCCGGGCTGGTGCTGAAGTTGCAGCAACTTCAGCAGAAGTCGGTGGAGAATGTGAAGACGTTCGAAGGTAAGATAGGCGACTTGAGCAAGAGTCTGGAGGCGAAGGAATCTGTGATTGTTAACCTGCGGGAAGAGTTGGAAAGGCGGAGCGAAGAGGTGCAGGCGATGAGGATTGATGGTGAAAATGCGATGCAACAGGAGCTGGAAGTGTTGAAGGAACGACTGGAGGCCGAATCGACCAAGTCTACGGCCTTGGCCGTGGAGAAAGATGAGCTGGAACAGCAGTTGACGCAGAAACTGGAGGAGTTGAATGAGGTGAGTTGATTATTTTGTATTAGGATTAAATGTTTTTATCTTTTACCGATCTCTGTAACACCGAGAGACTAACAGCCGAAATTTTGTAATGATTTGTACCGAAtgtcggtaaaagttttaccgagattttGTTACAAATTTGCCAACATTTTGACAATTCAAATTTTTACGAAATCTCTGTAAGGTTTGCCAAGATCTCGGCTAAGATGACCGAGATTTCGGCAAAGATGACCAGGATATCGGCAAAGGTTACCGAGATACAGTAAAAGTTTACCGGGATTCGAAAGTTTAACTAAGATTTGTGTCAAGTTTTACCGAGATTCGGTAAAGGTTTACCGAGATTCGGTAAAGGTTTACCGAGATTCGGTAAAGGTTTACCGAGATTCGGTAAAGGTTTACCGAGATTCGGTAAAGGTTTACCGAGATTCGGTAAAGGTTTACCGAGATTCGGTAAAGGTTTACCGAGATTCGGTAAAGGTTTACCGAGATTCGGTAAAGGTTTACCGAGATTCGGTAAAGGTTTACCGAGATTCGGTAAAGGTTTACCGAGATTCGGTAAAGGTTTACCGAGATTCGGTAAAGGTTTACCGAGATTCGGTAAAGGTTTACCGAGATTCGGTAAAGGTTTACCGAGATTCGGTAAAGGTTTACCGAGATTCGGTAAAGGTTTACCGAGATTCGGTAAAGGTTTACCGAGATTCGGTAAAAGTTTACCGAGATTCGGTAAAGGTTTACCGAGATTCGGTAAAAGTTTACCGAGATTCGGTAAAGGTTCACCGAGATTCGGTAAAGGTTTACCGAGATTCGGTAAAGGTTTACCGAGATTCGGTAAAGGTTTACCGAGATTCGGTAAAGGTTTACCGAGATTCGGTAAAAGTTTACCGAAATATAGGTAAGATTTCTCCGAGAACCAGTAactattttaccgagatatcactTACTATGTAAATCTAAATGAATTTTCCGACCTCGATAAAAAAAATTAGAGTTTGTTGAAATGCTAGTTTTTACCCTGATACTTTTCCACCAGACCCACCGTGCCAAGCAAGCCGAGCTGAATCAAACGGTCGAGACGCTAACCCAGCAGAAGGACAATCTGGTTCAGCTGATCACCGCCAAGCACAACGAGAATGTCCAGTACCATGCGGAAATTCAACGGCTAAGTCAACTTCTGCAGGTAGAACTTGCAGCGCGGAACGAAGTCAAGCCTCCAACGGAATGTCCCGAATGCCCGCAGTTGCGTGAAAAGCTCGCTGCTCTCGAGTCGCAAACGAAAAAACTGGAAGACTACGAAAAGATGACCGATCAGATCCAGTTTCTGCGGGAAAAATCCGAAATCCTCACCAACAACCTGCTGATCGAGCAGAACAATCAGAAGGTGGTGCAACAGGAGAAGCAGGAGGCGATCGAGCAGAAGAACAGCCTGGCCAAGGATCTGGACCGACTGCGGCAGCACCTGCTGGAAACGGAGGAAGCGCACACCCAGGAAACGGTGGAACTGCAACAACGGTACGAGGAAACCCAGCGGAAACTGCAAGCCCTCGAGGATGACGTGAAGAAGTCCACCAACGCACTAACGTCAGCCAGGTGAGTCGACGCTTTTTCCACGCTCCATTCTAACCTCAACGACCGTGTCTCATTGTTGCATGCGTGCGGTTTAGCGCGGTCACAGTAGGCGAGCGACCAGCAACCAGCGGTCGTTTCTCGAAGCTAGCCTTGACAACGCTTTCGGCGCTTTATCATGGCTACTTTGATTGCGCTTGCTGCTGCATATGTAGATATATTCCACCGCATTCACGTATGCAAAACTGATTGCGGGAACCGACGACGGGCAGCATTGTTTGTACCCTCCTCCTCCGCTCCCTCGCGACCGTTTCGTTCCGTTCCCACATGTCTGGCTGCCTAATTGGCCGTACAAAATTATGATTACGCGTCCGCCGTGTCGCGGAGCGGAGACAATCAGCTGAATCATTCTCTTGTCGAGTCGATTAAAGACTACTCAGAAGCAGAACCTCAATTGATCATTCTTTGCGTTTTCGgacatttttttctcgttcacAGCATTCGGGCGAATCAGCATGCCGAAACGCTGCAGGCGCAGTATCACCTGTTGCAGCAGCAACGGGACGAGCTGGTGGCGAAGCTGAATGCGGCCGACGACAGGGACCACAAGAATCAGGCCTCGCTGACGAATCTGCAGTGCGCGCTGGAGCAGTTCCAAATCAGTGAGTATATTCTCGGATCGTTTACGTAACTTGTTGTGCCTTTCAATTCAAAACACTATAACACATTTTTCTTTGAAACACGTTTATTCATCACAAAAGCTTACCAACAAACTGACGTTTACATTATTGTCTGGATGCCTAGGCCTACTACGGTTGAACTTTCTCCTACAATGACATTCTTTACATCTCTACTTCTTGAATAACAAGGGTCGATTTCAGCGGTCGCGTTACATTCTAAAGTTAGACAGTTAAATAAAGACCAAACCGAGTTTTGCGTTTGCACCACGGGTCTTTCTAAATTCAATTTTCGAACAGTTTCGGTCCAAACAAAATCAAACTGTTCTACGCGTTGTTTGATTTCTCGCAGAagtttggaacgggaatcgaaagaATGGAAGAATCTTCTTTCGGAGCCTGGAAGATTCTTGTAGTGTGTATAGCGTACTATGAAATTGTTGATAAAAATGTGTTTGGGAAGTTGCAAATTTAATTCAGTGCATTTGACAACACTGAGTCGACATAACAACGAATCGGTTCAATGACAGACGAACACGAAGAAACCGTCGAAGCAAGCCGAACATCAGGCCTGCTCGGTTTCGGTTTTCTCTTCCTTCTTTAGACGTATTTGGagacgaacggacgtgttcgtgcAGCGCTCCGGGCCAGCGACGGATTTTCGTCATTTTCATGTTGAATTTACGACAatttcctttccggattctggtaGAGTCCTCTTccggattctgcgagaatcctcttcgggattctgcgagaatcctctcccggattctgcgagaatcctctcccggattctgggagaatcctctcccggattctgggagaatcctctcccggattctgggagaatcctctcccggattctgggagaatcctctcccggattctgggagaatcctctcccggattctgggagaatcctctcccaAATACTAAAAGAAaccggaattctgggagaatccactccgggattcggcaagaatccactccgggattcggcaagaatccactccgggattcggcaagaatccactccgggattcggcaagaatccactccgggattcggcaagaatccactccgggattcggcaagaatccactccgggattcggcaagaatccactccgggattcggcaagaatccactccgggattcggcaagaa is a window encoding:
- the LOC109404006 gene encoding thyroid receptor-interacting protein 11; amino-acid sequence: VDHHHGGPSTSTSAAPSAQPPTTSALEDSWFWDPEQNVSSTSSSSKKDDENDSPRSGTDLTTIPLEAPASESEIIERLHRQLNDIRHQLKKQQLENALLSEKLTQVSNENRELNENIEELDRQHELVVENLLTAKKGLLEKCNRLEEDLRVMHGEAAVTRELDELKVRYGKLEQSYVGSCQENVRLKAELEKVVVENVEIVAGLERKLDDLQKMFDQSEDRLRTKTAEANKTVTETIELEQFLAALKDDNEYIKTELEETLTRCGQLESENLAMKSELNELKQKADEEVFVAVPPKEDQAEIDELRRTLDQLRSESERWKTDCDRLQEDNLALQKAEKDLQAKLDEQEKLLERSEQQALQEAQLQQLRQEVNELQNELKSVIIDNSVQLDAKEKEWQDKLNFLKAENTRIQHGKDTLEADLLEYEKECSSLMKNNDVLIAEIDNLKCKKLETINENAEDSIVILEKQLEDCSRLNKSLDDEYREMNKKLEEVLEEREELEMKVESLQKTLDEKSKSIKDLQLAVETLESEKSSLLFEINETKSREATPEESGELEKYKSQTESLQTQLTTINEDHAGLVLKLQQLQQKSVENVKTFEGKIGDLSKSLEAKESVIVNLREELERRSEEVQAMRIDGENAMQQELEVLKERLEAESTKSTALAVEKDELEQQLTQKLEELNETHRAKQAELNQTVETLTQQKDNLVQLITAKHNENVQYHAEIQRLSQLLQVELAARNEVKPPTECPECPQLREKLAALESQTKKLEDYEKMTDQIQFLREKSEILTNNLLIEQNNQKVVQQEKQEAIEQKNSLAKDLDRLRQHLLETEEAHTQETVELQQRYEETQRKLQALEDDVKKSTNALTSASIRANQHAETLQAQYHLLQQQRDELVAKLNAADDRDHKNQASLTNLQCALEQFQISEYILGSFT